A window of the Brassica napus cultivar Da-Ae chromosome A2, Da-Ae, whole genome shotgun sequence genome harbors these coding sequences:
- the LOC106417940 gene encoding homeobox-leucine zipper protein ATHB-17 isoform X1: MAILPENSSNLDLTISVPGFSSSPPSVSDEGSGGGREQLKLDMNRLPSSEDDEELSHGGSAPPRKKLRLTREQSRLLEDSFRQNHTLNPKQKEALAKHLMLRPRQIEVWFQNRRARSKLKQTEMECEYLKRWFGSLTEQNHRLHREVEELRAMKVAPSTVTSTSSLTMCPRCERVTTAASPSMAAPAKKALPLKEREH; the protein is encoded by the exons ATGGCTATTTTACCAGAAAACTCTTCAAACTTGGATCTTACTATCTCCGTTCCAGGCTTTTCTTCCTCTCCTCCTTCCG TTTCAGATGAAGGAAGTGGCGGAGGAAGGGAGCAGCTAAAGCTAGACATGAATCGATTGCCGTCGTCTGAAGACGATGAAGAACTCAGCCACGGTGGCTCTGCTCCTCCGCGAAAGAAACTCCGTCTAACAAGAGAACAATCTCGTCTTCTTGAAGATAGTTTCAGACAGAATCATACCCTTAATCCC AAACAAAAGGAAGCACTTGCAAAGCATTTGATGCTACGGCCAAGACAAATTGAAGTTTGGTTCCAAAACCGTAGAGCAAG GAGCAAATTAAAACAAACTGAGATGGAATGCGAGTATCTTAAAAGGTGGTTTGGTTCTTTAACCGAGCAAAACCACAGGCTCCACAGAGAAGTAGAAGAGCTTAGAGCCATGAAGGTGGCCCCATCCACGGTGACCTCCACCTCGAGCCTCACTATGTGTCCTCGCTGCGAGCGAGTAACCACTGCAGCGAGTCCCTCCATGGCGGCTCCGGCCAAGAAAGCGCTTCCCCTGAAAGAGCGTGAACAttga
- the LOC106417940 gene encoding homeobox-leucine zipper protein ATHB-17 isoform X2 → MAILPENSSNLDLTISVPGFSSSPPSDEGSGGGREQLKLDMNRLPSSEDDEELSHGGSAPPRKKLRLTREQSRLLEDSFRQNHTLNPKQKEALAKHLMLRPRQIEVWFQNRRARSKLKQTEMECEYLKRWFGSLTEQNHRLHREVEELRAMKVAPSTVTSTSSLTMCPRCERVTTAASPSMAAPAKKALPLKEREH, encoded by the exons ATGGCTATTTTACCAGAAAACTCTTCAAACTTGGATCTTACTATCTCCGTTCCAGGCTTTTCTTCCTCTCCTCCTTCCG ATGAAGGAAGTGGCGGAGGAAGGGAGCAGCTAAAGCTAGACATGAATCGATTGCCGTCGTCTGAAGACGATGAAGAACTCAGCCACGGTGGCTCTGCTCCTCCGCGAAAGAAACTCCGTCTAACAAGAGAACAATCTCGTCTTCTTGAAGATAGTTTCAGACAGAATCATACCCTTAATCCC AAACAAAAGGAAGCACTTGCAAAGCATTTGATGCTACGGCCAAGACAAATTGAAGTTTGGTTCCAAAACCGTAGAGCAAG GAGCAAATTAAAACAAACTGAGATGGAATGCGAGTATCTTAAAAGGTGGTTTGGTTCTTTAACCGAGCAAAACCACAGGCTCCACAGAGAAGTAGAAGAGCTTAGAGCCATGAAGGTGGCCCCATCCACGGTGACCTCCACCTCGAGCCTCACTATGTGTCCTCGCTGCGAGCGAGTAACCACTGCAGCGAGTCCCTCCATGGCGGCTCCGGCCAAGAAAGCGCTTCCCCTGAAAGAGCGTGAACAttga